A portion of the Streptomyces platensis genome contains these proteins:
- a CDS encoding SpoIIE family protein phosphatase — MNAWNAAESADFRGPLDVARAATAVLDAQDLIIGWSPAAQRLLGYLPEEIVGQPLEQLVPPAVRTGDAPDDALGGGRELTVRHRNGRLVRMAAAFCPLAKVSAGPGHRPARVLVAAELEAHRLWESRQAMLHGLATRSPVGLGIYDTDLRLTWANSAYIREVGLPLREFLGARADELYPGGTFVTEGYPRTLDAVMHHVIDTGEPILDLHFVGQQPSDPGPDHVWSCSYYRLQDTHGQVLGVCEDAFDITGRYQAQRRLNLLVEAGARIGTTLDMTVTAREVSEVAVPEFATAVTVDLMRSVLNGDEPEPAGGALPTLVRVATRSAHEGPDSAPYSPHRVEYPPGSLQYRSLSSGGMVREENTIVVPLRAGGTPMGLVTFRRGAPMTPFDKGEIELADELVTRTAVCLDNARRFTREHTAALTLQRDLLPQHLASPSAVDLAYRYLPSDDRAGVGGDWFDVIGLSGTRVGLVVGDVVGHGLRAAATMGRLRTTVRALARLDLAPDELLGRLDDLVEQTAEEQAATVGTDLGTDDVATGVTCLYAVYDPVSRRCTMARAGHLPPAVVDPEGGVSFPDLPAGPPLGLGGLPFESLELELPVGSLLALFTNGLVEARDRDVDEGLRILGGVLGEHRRPLDELCDHALAELLPDGPATDDSALLLVRTRELDNRQVAAWELPAEPAAVATARELATEQLRKWGLAELSYATELVVSELFTNAVRHAAGPLHLRLLRDRTLLTEVSDTAHTSPHLRHSASDDEGGRGLFIVAQLVPRWGTRYTPYGKTIWTEQAFPPHYSGAPRPAH, encoded by the coding sequence ATGAACGCATGGAACGCGGCGGAGAGCGCTGACTTCCGTGGTCCCCTCGACGTCGCCAGGGCGGCCACCGCGGTGCTGGACGCCCAGGACCTGATCATCGGCTGGAGCCCGGCGGCCCAGCGGCTCCTCGGCTATCTGCCGGAGGAGATCGTCGGACAGCCCCTGGAGCAGCTGGTTCCGCCCGCTGTCAGAACCGGAGACGCACCGGACGACGCGCTGGGCGGCGGCCGGGAGCTCACGGTGCGGCACCGGAACGGCCGACTGGTGCGGATGGCGGCCGCGTTCTGCCCACTCGCCAAGGTCTCCGCAGGCCCCGGCCACCGGCCGGCCCGGGTCCTGGTGGCGGCCGAACTGGAGGCCCACCGGCTGTGGGAGTCCCGCCAGGCGATGCTGCACGGGCTGGCCACCCGGTCCCCGGTGGGCCTGGGCATCTATGACACCGATCTCCGGCTGACCTGGGCGAACAGCGCCTATATCCGGGAGGTCGGGCTGCCGCTGCGGGAGTTCCTCGGGGCCCGCGCCGATGAGCTGTATCCGGGCGGCACGTTCGTGACCGAGGGGTATCCGCGCACGCTCGACGCGGTGATGCACCATGTCATCGACACCGGCGAACCGATCCTCGATCTGCACTTCGTCGGCCAGCAGCCCTCCGACCCGGGGCCCGATCACGTCTGGTCCTGCTCCTATTACCGGCTCCAGGACACCCACGGGCAGGTGCTCGGGGTGTGTGAGGACGCCTTCGACATCACCGGCCGCTACCAGGCGCAGCGCCGGCTGAACCTGCTGGTGGAGGCCGGCGCCCGGATCGGCACCACCCTCGATATGACCGTCACCGCCCGGGAGGTCAGCGAGGTGGCGGTGCCGGAGTTCGCCACCGCGGTCACCGTCGATCTGATGCGGTCCGTACTCAACGGCGACGAGCCGGAGCCGGCCGGCGGTGCGCTGCCCACGCTGGTGCGGGTCGCCACCCGCTCCGCCCATGAGGGGCCGGACAGCGCCCCGTACAGCCCGCACCGCGTCGAGTACCCGCCCGGCTCGCTCCAGTACCGCAGCCTCTCCTCGGGCGGGATGGTGCGCGAGGAGAACACCATCGTCGTGCCGCTGCGGGCCGGCGGCACCCCGATGGGACTGGTCACCTTCCGGCGCGGCGCCCCGATGACGCCCTTCGACAAGGGGGAGATCGAACTCGCCGACGAGCTGGTCACCCGGACGGCGGTGTGCCTGGACAACGCCCGCCGCTTCACCCGGGAACACACCGCCGCGCTGACCCTCCAGCGCGATCTGCTGCCCCAGCATCTGGCGTCCCCGTCGGCGGTCGATCTGGCCTACCGCTATCTGCCCAGCGATGACCGGGCCGGGGTCGGCGGCGACTGGTTCGACGTCATCGGTCTCTCGGGTACCCGGGTCGGCCTGGTCGTCGGGGACGTGGTGGGCCACGGCCTCCGGGCGGCGGCGACCATGGGGCGGCTGCGGACGACCGTGCGCGCCCTGGCCCGGCTCGACCTGGCTCCCGACGAGCTGCTGGGCCGGCTGGACGACCTGGTGGAACAGACCGCCGAGGAGCAGGCGGCGACGGTCGGCACGGATCTCGGCACGGACGATGTGGCGACCGGCGTGACCTGCCTCTACGCGGTCTACGACCCGGTGTCGCGGCGGTGCACCATGGCGCGGGCCGGGCATCTGCCGCCGGCCGTCGTCGACCCGGAGGGCGGTGTCTCCTTCCCGGATCTTCCGGCGGGCCCGCCCCTGGGGCTGGGGGGCCTGCCGTTCGAGTCCCTGGAGCTCGAACTGCCGGTCGGCAGTCTGCTGGCCCTGTTCACGAACGGGCTGGTCGAGGCCCGTGACCGGGACGTGGACGAGGGGCTGCGGATCCTCGGCGGGGTCCTGGGCGAGCACCGCCGCCCGTTGGACGAGCTGTGTGACCACGCCCTGGCCGAGCTGCTGCCGGACGGTCCGGCCACCGATGACTCGGCGCTGCTGCTGGTGCGCACCCGCGAGCTGGATAACCGGCAGGTGGCGGCCTGGGAGCTGCCCGCCGAGCCGGCCGCGGTGGCCACGGCCCGTGAGCTGGCCACCGAGCAGCTGCGGAAGTGGGGCCTGGCGGAGCTGTCCTACGCGACCGAACTCGTGGTCAGCGAGCTGTTCACCAATGCCGTACGGCATGCCGCGGGGCCGCTGCATCTGCGGCTGCTGCGCGACCGGACCC